AATAGGATTATGATCGGAAGTAATAACATCAATCACACCAGATTTTACTGCTTTTTGCAACGCTTTTATATCGTCTTTAGTTCTTAAAGGCGGATTCGTTTTAAAATTACTATCAAAACCATGCAGTTCATTGTCGGTTAAAACCAAATGATGAGCAGCAACACTGCAAGTAACTTTCAAGCCTTTTTTCTTGGCATCTTTTATTAATTCAACCGATTTTGCTGATGAAATTGTTGGAATGTGCAATTTGCCTCCTGTATATTCTAGCAAAAATAAATCTCTTGCAATTTGAATGTGTTCAGCCAAAGCAGGAATTCCTTTCAAGCCCAATTTAGTGCTATTAATACCTTCGTTAGCAATGCCTTCTCCAGCAATTTTGTTGTTTTTTGGGAAACTCAACACTAAACCATTAAAATTTTGAGCGTACAAAAGTGCAACTTTCATTAAGTTGTCATTCTCAATAGGTTTGTTGTAATCGCCAAAGGCGACTGCTCCAGATTGTTGCATGTCATACAATTCAGCCATGTCAACACCTTCGCTGTTTTTTGTTAAAGCAGCAATTGGGTACAATTTTACAGCAGCATTTTGAGCTTTGTTAATTAAAAACTCAACATCCGATTTCGAATCGATAACAGGATTTGTGTTTGCATTTACAGCGATAGCCGTAAAACCACTTTTTGCAGCCACTTGCAAACCGTTTTTAATGGTTTCTCTTTCTTCAAAACCAGGCTCTCCCAAAGAAACACTGGTATCAAACCATCCACAAGAAACGTGTAAATTTTCTACGTTTACAAGGGTGTAATTCTCTTTTTGTGCAATGGAATCTGCAATTTTTTCAATGTTTCCATCACTAATTAAAATGTCTTTTTTTTGTTGATGATAAGGACTTGTGGCATCTATAATGGTTGCGTTTTTAAGAAGCGTACTCATACTCATGGTTTATAGAATTTTAAAATCAAAATTTCTAATAACAAAGATACAATTGCCAAGGCTAAAAACCATTTCCAAAGCCAATGAACTTCGTTTTTATTATTCAGGTTGATGAAAAAATCTTCAATTGATGAAGAAAAATTGATGTCTGAATTGACATCTTTTACACTATTAATGTCTAAAAATTGCAACAAACTCTCTTCTTTAGGATTGTTAAAAGCGATGGTTTGTAAGGTATCTTTTTTTCTGATAATGTGATAAAAACCAGCCTCAGTTGGATTCTCTTTTGTGGTAATCGTTACTTTATTTTGATAGGTTTGTTGAGCAGGAATAAATGAAGAAGCTACATTTACAATCGATAAAATTTCATCTTTTTCGATTTCAGTTTCAACATCAATCACATTTTCACTATCTAAATGATAAAATAATTTCGAGTGTTGAAAGCTCAATTTTCCGAAATTATAAAAAACGGGCACAATTAAAGGCGAATTTAAAAAGTTGCTATTTTCTTTAGATAGCGAACTCGAAACCCAAAAGATGTTTCCATCAGCATTATTTATTTGACTTATAAAGTCTGTTCCGTTTTCAAAAGAGATAATTTTACTGCTATTTTTTGATAGAATAGGGTAGTGGCTTTTTACAATCGGATATTGAAAATTGTTTACTTTTTTAGAAAAAACATTTTGAAATAAAGGGTGACTGAAATTGATATTTGTAATTTTTAAAGTGTCAGAAATCTTTGATTGTATTTTTACATTTGAAATAGAATTCAAAAATAAATTATACGATTGTAGTTCTATTTTTGAATTTGGAATCATTACAATTGTGCCTCCTTTTTTAGAGAAATCTAGTAGGCTTTTAGATAAACTTTCTGGGATGTTTTCTAACTCATTTAGGAGAACAATTTGTTGTTTTGGAATGCTATTATAATTCACATTTTGAACGGTGGATTCTGTAAGATTAAATTCGTCTTTTGTGTAAATTTTGGATAAGAAATCAGTACTATTTCCAATGCTTAAAACGTTTATTTTTTTGGTTGAATTTAAGCTAAAATAAAACGTGTTGTCAAAAGAAAAAGTATCGCTAAAAGTAAGGGTTATTTTTCCTAAAAATTTTGGTTGATTCTGAATGGTAAATAAAATAGTTTTTGTCGAGTTTTTATCAATAGAGAAGGATTGTTTGCTAATCAGTTTTTCATCATTAAAAATAGCAATAGGAATGTTGTTTTTTGCTTCCCCTTGATTATTTACAAGAATATTTACAGTTAAGTTTTCGGTATTTGTGTTGTTGATAAAAACGCTGTCAATAGAAATGTTATTTTTCTTGGAAGCCTCTAGTTTTATGACCGAAAAAGCAGGTGTTACATTTGTAAACTCGTTATTGTAAGTATTCTGAAAATCAGATATTAGTATGTTTTTATATAAAGTGTTTGTTTGCTTTTTGTTGATGCTCTTTATTTTTAGTAAAATAGTGCTTACATCTATTTTTTTAGCGGTATTTTTAATGTTTAAAAGTGCTGTTTTAAGTTCTTCAAAAGAAATGTCCGAAGAAAGATTAGTATTAGTTTGTAATGAATACATATCTTTTTCAGAAGCATTTTCGATAATTTCTTGCGCCGCTATTTTTAGTAAATTTCCTTTTTCTCCAGTTGCATTTGTGCTTAAAGAATTGTCTAAATAAATAAAAGTATGCTGTTTTGTCTCTGTAGTTTTATTGCTAAAATACGGTTGAGAAAACGCAAAAAGTATCGCTGTAAATAATAGCATTCTAGTAGCTAAAATTAACCACTTTTTGATGCGTGAACTTTTACGAGTTTGTTGTACTAACTTCTTTAAAAAAGCAACATTGGTAAAAGGCACTTTTACAAATTTTTGCAACTGAAAAAGATGTATAATTATGGGGATAATTAACAGTGCTAAAAAGTATAAAACTTCAGGATTTTTAAATTGCATTTAGTGGTTGAATTAGTATTTAGCAGCGCCAATATTTTCTGAACTTTTTTTGATAAAAGAACGCAAATCTTCGTTAGCTTTTTCTAAATCTTCTTTACGTAAATACATCATATGTCCACTTCTATATCCCTTAAAACTCATCCTATTTTTCATCTTTCCACTTGGATCAATTTTACCCATTGTGTATTTTGCAACTGAGTATGTGGTGGCTCCATCATAATAACCAGATTGCACTAAAACTTGTAAATATGGGTTTTGAGCCATTGCTTTTCGTAGACTTTCTCTAGCATCTTCGTTTTCAAAATCCCAATTGCCAACGGGTCCAAACATATTGTATTTTACATCGGTTTTAAAGTTTAAAATGTTTTGTGTGTAATAATTTATAGCTGGCGTAAAAGAATGCAGCCAAGAAGTTAATTCTGGACTATAATCTGGACTTGTACCAATTTCTTGTCTATCAATTCCTAAATACCTGCTATCTAAACGTCCAATAGTTTGGCCTGTTTTGTCTCGTAAAAGTTCTTTCCAGAAAAAACTTGGTTTCATTTCTAAATTTTGCTGTAATAAAACTCGTTTTTTAATGCCTGTAAAACGTGCCATTTTTTCTGCAACCGAATTTCGTTCTTCATCAGTAATATTGCCACCTTTAGCAATTGCAGGTAATAATTCGTTGTAAGAAAAAAGTTCGGCTTCTGGTAAAATCTCTTCTAAATCTTTTTGTTGTAAATCTGCAGGTAACATTTTATGATACCAAGCAGTTGCTGTAAAATAAGGTAAATTCATGGCAATATCTTCAGAACCACCAGTTCTAATTACTTTATAATCTGCAGGCGAAACCATAATTACACCATTTAAATACATCCATTGTCTGCCTTGCAATTCGTTTGCCAATTGCATAACTCTTGTGCCTCCATAACTTTCACCAATAATATATTTTGGAGATAACCAACGATTATTTCTAGTCATAAACGTCGTTAACCAATCTGCTAAATATTTAGCATCAGCATTTACGCCAAAGAAATATTTTTCATCAATTTTTTCTCCTTTTTCTAAAACTGGTCTTGAATAACCAGTGTTTACTGGGTTTATAAAAACTATATCAGCAACATCTAGCACAGAATAAGGATTGTCTTGAATTCCATAAGGTTGAATTGGATTTCCTTCATCATCAATCTTTAAAATTTTTGGACCTGTATATGCAATATGCATCCAAACAGAGGCAGAACCAGGACCACCATTAAAAGACATAATTAAAGGTCTTTTAGAATTGTCTTTTACATCAGTTCTTGAATAATAGGTATAATTTAAAGTCGCTACAATTTTTCCATTGCTGTTCCAAACTGGTTGCATACCAGTCATGGCTTTGTATGGAACGTTTTTACCTTTAATAATTACAGAATTTGTAGTAATTACAGTGGTGTCTAAAGGGATTCTAGAATCCTGAGCAGTAATACATTGATAACTTAAAAAAACGAGAACAAAAAGAATTTTTTTCATGATGTTTGAATTAAAAGACTAAATTATCATAAAAAAAATTAATATTGATAGGTTGTTAATTTCTATTTAAAACTTTTCGAAAACTCCTAAGCCAAAAAGTGCAAAATCATATTTAACAGGATCGTCTTTATCGAGATTTCTTAAACTTTTATCTAATTCAGTTAAGGCTTTCCAGTCGTTTTGTGTTCTCTTTAAAATTTTTAATTTACGTGCAACATTGCCAGAATGTACATCTAAAGGACAAGATAAATTTGCAGGATTATGCGTTTGCCAAATGCCAAAATCTACACCAGTATTATCATTTCTAACCATCCAACGTAAAAACATATTAATTCGTTTGGCAGCCGAATTTTTTAAAGGATCAGAAATGTGTTTTTGTGTTCTTTGCTGATGTTCAACTTCAAAAAATAATTTTTTAAAGTGATGAATGGCAGTTTGGTAGTTTTTTGTTTTATCAGAAATTAATAGGGCATTTTCTAATCCATTATGATTTTTATAAATATGTTGTAACGATTTTATAAATTGCTTAAAATCGACTGAATTAAAGGTTCTGTGCACAAAACTATCAAAAGAGTTTAAATCTTTTTCTTGATGATTGATGATAAAATCGTGTGGAGAATTGTCTAATAATCCCATCATTTTGTAAGAATTTTTGATAATCATAGTTCTGTTTCCCCAAGAAATGGTGGCTGCTAAAAAAGCAGCTATTTCTATATCTTCTTTCTTTGAAAATAAATGTGGAATTTGAATAGGATCAGATTCTATAAATTTTGGATTGTTATATAAAATAACTTTCTCGTCTAAAAATTCTTTGAGTTCGGCTTTTTTCATATTAAGATTCAGGTAAAAAACTTAGTAGAATAAAAAAGCAATTATAAGAGCCATGTAATAAAATAGACCAATGCAAACCAAAACGAACTCTAACATAGCCAAAATATCCACCAACTAATAATTGTGGTAAAACTAAAATTGGCGATAATAAAAGCACGCTTGTTGTAAAATCGAAATTGGTAATATGTACAAAACCAAAAAGTAATGTAAGCACGTAAAAACCTATTTTAAAAGATTTTGGAGTTTTAAAAGCGGTTATTGGACCTCTAAAAATTACTTCTTCAATGGCAGGAACAATAATAGCCCCCATAAGAATAATCAATAATTTATTCATGCCAGCAAATAGTTCTTCAACTTTGTGATTGTCCATATTTATCCAATTCATTTCTTCGAAAAGTGCAAAAATTGGAGTGATGATAATTCCTGTTAAAATGCTGATAAAAAGAATGTAAAAAAATATCTTAAACCGATAGTTTATATCTTGATTTGTATCTTTTTCAAGAACAGGATTTTTAAGATAATTAATAAGATTAAAAAACGTTTCTTTCATGTTGATTTTTATACAAGGGGTTTAAACCCCTTGTTCTGTGTTGTGAATAAACCCCTTGTTATATAATTTTTCCATCTTTCATGGTTAATTTTCTATCTGCCATATTTGCCAGAGTCTCATTATGAGTCACCAATACAAAGGTTTGTCCAAATTCATCTCGCAGTTTAAAAAATAGTTCGTGTAAGTTTTTGGCAGATTCACTATCTAAATTTCCACTTGGTTCATCCGCTAAAATAACAGAAGGATTGTTAATTAACGATCTTGCAACTGCAACTCTTTGTTGTTCTCCTCCAGAAAGTTCGTTAGGTTTATGGTTAATTCTGTGAGATAATCCTAAAAATTCAAGTAATTCTTTTGCTCTTTTTTCAGCTTCCTTTTTAGATTTTTTTCCAATAAAAGCAGGAATACACACATTTTCTAAAGCAGAAAATTCTGGTAATAATTGATGAAATTGAAATATAAAACCAATATGATTGTTTCTAAATTCGGAAAGTTGTTTATCAGAAAGATTTTTTAAAGAAATATCGTTGATTGTCAACTCAAAATCTTCCTCTTTAATAGGCTTGTCTAAAGTTCCTAAAATTTGCAACAGAGTTGTTTTTCCTGCTCCAGAAGGACCAACTATAGCAACAATTTCACCTTTTTTTATTTCTAAATCTAATCCTTTTAAAACTTCAACATCGCCATAATATTTATGGATATTTTTTGTTACAATCATAATTTATATATCGATGTACGAATGTATAAAAAAAGAGTTTGTCCTAAAAGTAATACTAGCTCTATTTGTTTTTTTGATTGGAGATATATGTTGAAATTAGATTATTTAAAAAATCAATAATTTTTATTTTTGTAGGCTTTAGTTTTTATTAAGTTCCTTGTATTTTATCAATTTAATATCATAACAATCATTTTTTAAAAGTGTTCTTTACGTTCATATCATTTTGTTAATCATTTCTTAAAATAAACATAAATATTAATTTTGAAGCTTTTCAGTAATCTTGAAAACCTATTAATAATACCTAATAACTAAAGAATAGGATTACTTTACAGTGAAAATTAATTTTATTAAAAATTTTACAAATCTTCTTCTTTGAATTTGTATTTTTGCTTCCGTTAAAAATACGATACAGATGAACTTACACGAATATCAAGGTAAAGAAATACTAAATAGTTTTGGCGTTAGAATTCAAAGAGGAATTGTAGCAAGTACTCCAATAGAAGCAGTTGCAGCAGCAAAAAAATTGACGGAAGAAACTGGTACAGGTTGGCACGTTATAAAAGCACAAGTTCACGCAGGTGGTCGTGGAAAAGGTGGTGGAGTAAAGTTAGCTAAAAATTTAGAGCAAGTAGAAAGTATTGCTGATGATATTTTAGGAATGATGTTGATTACACCACAAACTTCTGCTGAAGGAAAGTTGGTTAATCAAGTTTTAATTTGTGAAGACGTTTATTATCCTGGAGATTCTGAACCAGATGAATATTATATGTCAGTTTTATTAAATAGAGCAACTGGTAAAAATATGATTATGTATTCTACAGAAGGTGGAATGGATATTGAAACTGTTGCAGAAGAAACTCCACATTTAATTTTTACGGAAGAAATTGATCCTTTATTAGGAATCATGCCTTTTCAAGCACGTAAAGTTGCTTTTAATTTAGGGTTGTCAGGAACTGCTTTTAAAGAAATGACAAAATTTGTGACTGCTTTATATACAGCATACATCAAATCTGATTCTTCTATGTTTGAGATTAATCCTGTGTTAAAAACTTCAGATGATAAAATAATGGCTGTTGATGCTAAAGTTTCTTTAGATGAAAACGCTTTATTTAGACATAAAGATTATGCAGCAATGCGTGATTTACGTGAAGAAAACCCAATTGAAGTTGAAGCAAAAGCTGCTGGTTTAAACTATGTAGATTTAGATGGAAACGTAGGTTGTATGGTTAACGGAGCTGGTTTGGCAATGGGAACTATGGATTTAATTAAAGAATCTGGAGGAGAACCTGCTAACTTTTTAGATGTTGGTGGAACTGCTGATGCTCAAAGAGTTGAAACTGCTTTTGGAATTATTTTAAAAGATCCAGCTGTAAAAGCAATTTTAGTAAATATTTTTGGAGGAATTGTTCGTTGTGACAGAGTTGCACAAGGTGTTGTTGATGCTTACAAAAGTATGGGAGACAAAATTAATGTGCCAATTATTTGTAGATTACAAGGTACAAATGCTAAAGAAGCAAAAGAATTAATTGATAATTCTGGAATGGAAATTATTTCGGCTACAGAATTTCAAGAAGCTGCAGATAAAGTAAAAGAAGTTTTAGAAGCTTCATAGATTTTACAGCTTACATATATTTTAAAAAACCTCGCTTTTGCGAGGTTTTTTTATTTTCAGAAGTTTTTAACCTTCAATTTTAGGCTATCGCTCGTTTTTAACGAGTGAACATAAGTAATATTTTAGTTAAGCTGATAAATTTGATTTATATTTCCAACTCAATTGATATACTTATTAAAAAATGAAAAAATTTCTAATTTTATTATTATTTCCGATTCAAATTTTTGCACAAGAAATTCCAAATTCAATTGAATTTTGGAACACTTTAAAAAAACATTGTGGTAAAGCTTACGAAGGTAAAATTGTTGAAGGAGGCAAAGAAGGGGATGGTTTTACAGGCGAAAAATTAGTAATGCACGTTTCACTTTGTGAAGAAAATACGATTAGAATTCCGTTTTTTGTGGGTGATGACAAATCAAGAACCTGGGTTTTTACGTTGAGTGATGATAATTTAATCACATTAAAACATGATCACAGACATAAAGATGGTTCTGAAAATAAAATTACTCAATATGGAGGAACAAATGCAAATACAGGTTTACCCAATATCCAGATTTTTCATGCAGATCAAGAAACAGCAACATTAATTCCTGCAGCTTCTTCAAATGTTTGGTGGGTTACTTTAAAGGATTCTAAGTTTACCTATAACTTAAGGCGAATTGGTAATAATCGTTTCTTTTCAGTAGAGTTTGATATATCCAAAGAAATTGAAACTCCAGAAAAACTTGGTAGAAATATAAATTTGTACTTATACTAAATGGAAATTTGTTAGAAGAAGTTTTATAGGTTTTACAATACAACTATATTTAAAAAACCTCGCAAATGCGAGGTTTTTTTGTTTTTATATTATTTAAACACGAACATGTCCATCTCCAAATATATAGTATTTATTGGTTACCAATTGTTTTAAACCTAATGGACCTCTATGATGTAATTTATCTGTACTAATTGCCAATTCTGCACCAACACCTAATTGCCCACCATCTGTAAATCTTGTAGAGGAATTTTTATATACTGCAGCACAATCTACTTGTTGCATAAAATTATTCGCATTATCATCATTTTGTGTCATGATTGAAGCTGAATGACCACCTGAATTCTCATTAATTATTTGAATAGCTTCATTAACATTATTTACTGCACCAATAACACATTTTAAAGCTAAAAATTCTTGTTTCCAAATAGTTGTATCTTGTATAACAGTTTCTTCATTTAAAACTTTTTTCACTGTTTCATCAACTAAAATTTCTACTTCTTTTTCTTTTAAAACAGCTTGAAGCTCTTTTATTTTATTTTCAAAATCTGGTAAATTTGAATTGATTAAAATTTTATCTAATGCATTACAGGCAGAAATTTTATCTGTTTTTGCATTTAAAACAACGGATAAGGTTTTGTTCCAATCAGCAGTTTCATCAATATATAGAAAGTTGTTTCCACGTCCGCTAATTAAAACTGCACATTTTGCATGTTCTTTTACAAAAGCAATCAATCTTTCTCCACCTCTTGGCACAATTAAATCTAATGGTTCTGTTGGGTTTCTTAAAAAAGCTTGTGTTTCTTCTCTATTTAATTGCATCAACTTTATGTAATCTGTACTTAGATTGTTTTCAGTTAAGGCTTTGTGCCAAAAATCAACTAAAATTTTATTACTATGTATTGCTTCTTTTCCACCTTTTAAAAGTATTTTGTTGTTGGCCTTAAAAGCTAATACTGCAGCTTCTATAGTTACATCTGGTCTCGATTCGTAAATAATCATAATCGTACCAAAAGGCGCAGTTTTATTAGTTACTTGCAAACCATTTGCCAAGTTTTTATCACTTATAATTTGATTTACAGGATCTTCTTGAGCTTCTACTTCATTGATGGCTTTGATCATTCCATCAATTTTTTTGTCGGTTAAAATAAGGCGATCAAACATTGCTTGATCTTCTTTGGTAAATGCATCTAAATCTTTTTTATTAGCAGCTAACAAAGCTTCTCTGTTGTTGTCGAGAATTTTTGTCATGCTTGTTAATACGTTATTTTTTATTTCTGTATTTAATAATTTCATTATTTGTTTTTTAAAGTGCCACTTTTGTTCCTACTGATTTTCCATCAATAATATCAATAATAGTGTTGTCTCTTTTTCCGTTTGCAATAAATGTGGGTATATTATTAGCTGCAGCTTT
The DNA window shown above is from Polaribacter sp. Hel_I_88 and carries:
- the sucC gene encoding ADP-forming succinate--CoA ligase subunit beta is translated as MNLHEYQGKEILNSFGVRIQRGIVASTPIEAVAAAKKLTEETGTGWHVIKAQVHAGGRGKGGGVKLAKNLEQVESIADDILGMMLITPQTSAEGKLVNQVLICEDVYYPGDSEPDEYYMSVLLNRATGKNMIMYSTEGGMDIETVAEETPHLIFTEEIDPLLGIMPFQARKVAFNLGLSGTAFKEMTKFVTALYTAYIKSDSSMFEINPVLKTSDDKIMAVDAKVSLDENALFRHKDYAAMRDLREENPIEVEAKAAGLNYVDLDGNVGCMVNGAGLAMGTMDLIKESGGEPANFLDVGGTADAQRVETAFGIILKDPAVKAILVNIFGGIVRCDRVAQGVVDAYKSMGDKINVPIICRLQGTNAKEAKELIDNSGMEIISATEFQEAADKVKEVLEAS
- a CDS encoding CPBP family intramembrane glutamic endopeptidase, whose translation is MKETFFNLINYLKNPVLEKDTNQDINYRFKIFFYILFISILTGIIITPIFALFEEMNWINMDNHKVEELFAGMNKLLIILMGAIIVPAIEEVIFRGPITAFKTPKSFKIGFYVLTLLFGFVHITNFDFTTSVLLLSPILVLPQLLVGGYFGYVRVRFGLHWSILLHGSYNCFFILLSFLPES
- a CDS encoding ABC transporter ATP-binding protein; the encoded protein is MIVTKNIHKYYGDVEVLKGLDLEIKKGEIVAIVGPSGAGKTTLLQILGTLDKPIKEEDFELTINDISLKNLSDKQLSEFRNNHIGFIFQFHQLLPEFSALENVCIPAFIGKKSKKEAEKRAKELLEFLGLSHRINHKPNELSGGEQQRVAVARSLINNPSVILADEPSGNLDSESAKNLHELFFKLRDEFGQTFVLVTHNETLANMADRKLTMKDGKII
- a CDS encoding dihydroorotase family protein translates to MSTLLKNATIIDATSPYHQQKKDILISDGNIEKIADSIAQKENYTLVNVENLHVSCGWFDTSVSLGEPGFEERETIKNGLQVAAKSGFTAIAVNANTNPVIDSKSDVEFLINKAQNAAVKLYPIAALTKNSEGVDMAELYDMQQSGAVAFGDYNKPIENDNLMKVALLYAQNFNGLVLSFPKNNKIAGEGIANEGINSTKLGLKGIPALAEHIQIARDLFLLEYTGGKLHIPTISSAKSVELIKDAKKKGLKVTCSVAAHHLVLTDNELHGFDSNFKTNPPLRTKDDIKALQKAVKSGVIDVITSDHNPIDIEHKKVEFSEAKDGVIGLESAFGAMNSVLELDDFINCITTKPREIFGVENHAIKKGNIADITLFNPNTEITFTKNDILSTSKNSPFISKKLKGNVYGIFANNQLILK
- a CDS encoding glutamate-5-semialdehyde dehydrogenase; translated protein: MKLLNTEIKNNVLTSMTKILDNNREALLAANKKDLDAFTKEDQAMFDRLILTDKKIDGMIKAINEVEAQEDPVNQIISDKNLANGLQVTNKTAPFGTIMIIYESRPDVTIEAAVLAFKANNKILLKGGKEAIHSNKILVDFWHKALTENNLSTDYIKLMQLNREETQAFLRNPTEPLDLIVPRGGERLIAFVKEHAKCAVLISGRGNNFLYIDETADWNKTLSVVLNAKTDKISACNALDKILINSNLPDFENKIKELQAVLKEKEVEILVDETVKKVLNEETVIQDTTIWKQEFLALKCVIGAVNNVNEAIQIINENSGGHSASIMTQNDDNANNFMQQVDCAAVYKNSSTRFTDGGQLGVGAELAISTDKLHHRGPLGLKQLVTNKYYIFGDGHVRV
- a CDS encoding BatA domain-containing protein gives rise to the protein MQFKNPEVLYFLALLIIPIIIHLFQLQKFVKVPFTNVAFLKKLVQQTRKSSRIKKWLILATRMLLFTAILFAFSQPYFSNKTTETKQHTFIYLDNSLSTNATGEKGNLLKIAAQEIIENASEKDMYSLQTNTNLSSDISFEELKTALLNIKNTAKKIDVSTILLKIKSINKKQTNTLYKNILISDFQNTYNNEFTNVTPAFSVIKLEASKKNNISIDSVFINNTNTENLTVNILVNNQGEAKNNIPIAIFNDEKLISKQSFSIDKNSTKTILFTIQNQPKFLGKITLTFSDTFSFDNTFYFSLNSTKKINVLSIGNSTDFLSKIYTKDEFNLTESTVQNVNYNSIPKQQIVLLNELENIPESLSKSLLDFSKKGGTIVMIPNSKIELQSYNLFLNSISNVKIQSKISDTLKITNINFSHPLFQNVFSKKVNNFQYPIVKSHYPILSKNSSKIISFENGTDFISQINNADGNIFWVSSSLSKENSNFLNSPLIVPVFYNFGKLSFQHSKLFYHLDSENVIDVETEIEKDEILSIVNVASSFIPAQQTYQNKVTITTKENPTEAGFYHIIRKKDTLQTIAFNNPKEESLLQFLDINSVKDVNSDINFSSSIEDFFINLNNKNEVHWLWKWFLALAIVSLLLEILILKFYKP
- a CDS encoding TIGR02757 family protein; the protein is MKKAELKEFLDEKVILYNNPKFIESDPIQIPHLFSKKEDIEIAAFLAATISWGNRTMIIKNSYKMMGLLDNSPHDFIINHQEKDLNSFDSFVHRTFNSVDFKQFIKSLQHIYKNHNGLENALLISDKTKNYQTAIHHFKKLFFEVEHQQRTQKHISDPLKNSAAKRINMFLRWMVRNDNTGVDFGIWQTHNPANLSCPLDVHSGNVARKLKILKRTQNDWKALTELDKSLRNLDKDDPVKYDFALFGLGVFEKF
- a CDS encoding S10 family peptidase; protein product: MKKILFVLVFLSYQCITAQDSRIPLDTTVITTNSVIIKGKNVPYKAMTGMQPVWNSNGKIVATLNYTYYSRTDVKDNSKRPLIMSFNGGPGSASVWMHIAYTGPKILKIDDEGNPIQPYGIQDNPYSVLDVADIVFINPVNTGYSRPVLEKGEKIDEKYFFGVNADAKYLADWLTTFMTRNNRWLSPKYIIGESYGGTRVMQLANELQGRQWMYLNGVIMVSPADYKVIRTGGSEDIAMNLPYFTATAWYHKMLPADLQQKDLEEILPEAELFSYNELLPAIAKGGNITDEERNSVAEKMARFTGIKKRVLLQQNLEMKPSFFWKELLRDKTGQTIGRLDSRYLGIDRQEIGTSPDYSPELTSWLHSFTPAINYYTQNILNFKTDVKYNMFGPVGNWDFENEDARESLRKAMAQNPYLQVLVQSGYYDGATTYSVAKYTMGKIDPSGKMKNRMSFKGYRSGHMMYLRKEDLEKANEDLRSFIKKSSENIGAAKY